The following are from one region of the Rhodopirellula sp. P2 genome:
- a CDS encoding mechanosensitive ion channel domain-containing protein codes for MLLDGPFIRSGRSRTARQSAISRSLGWGLAICFCAGVAGSANGQGAAPDFHSSTVQTPVAPEQSILQVAAYAPFQADDSSGTAATGGGATEAPPKPKSDLSSVEAVAAEMESVNNDAILDPMLKNRLLESLKSLQAVLTARQEAGNRVASYEKSLLSIAEEKKRYKTLAAQDVVVKPIEADRYMAIEQIQQKQAEASLSLDAARSKLQKVESDITARKETLEKLPEQIVQTRKEIEKLAGETIGEINDDPDGRLRHVREIELKAKLDEARQRLAAYQQQQTLFESQGDLLPLMKTAAEKELAEAEAKAQAWSATLAKKRQSEIGKDLKDFKRQLEAKGDDPEDSLILSLQERWIRIAGEKDRISRTLNDESAELDKLSERRTKISKDIEENIATSGGLTSTLGVELLLLKNKLPSLTPINARITELRQDIESNRALQTQLELTLEGILDNSSIGLSLENIEGVSMPQGKLSEDEIRLVNKFISDLSDYIVQMVSLQSQLEQKQRVVLHLTSIIDTKIVWIKSQPAFRLNDLVVSWQVFRAIVHPDNLLLLGRCVLKGLLNRPELIAIALIAIFTILYAGARLRRRIATHGERARSRQSVSLKPTLAATLLSWALVLPLVGLLWILGDALLASGASEAIVRATAKAFHLAAVAVTPIELLRQCLRREGLAVAHFGADETSIGPLRKWLRLMIDIGVPLLIFYGIAENLGRWQAAAALSRVMLVLGMILVSVVLWRSFSPATGVFSKHIQLNPNGWMSRLRYIWFGFILVVPLALAFIALIGLSSGARVLVEQLYLTLWLCLLTYYISGFVNRWLLTNRRRLTMAVHRERLEESERLGAGGVEIEPSTSMEASEINAQTTRLLQTILFIVALVGVALVWSPVLPAVEYLDQVKLGWTTTDADGNVSPVTLKNIVFAIPIIVLTWVSVRNLPGLIEGVLLERLPLDKPARYAITTLGTYALITFGILMTAKALGLHWQNIQWLVAALGVGLGFGLQEIFANFVSGLILLFEQPIRVGDVVTLGDTTGVVARIRIRATTVTNWDRQELVIPNKDLITGRLVNWTLTDSTNRIVVNVGVAYGSDTEVACELLRTICDEHPKISKDPGPVVTFEGFGDSTLNLVLRCYLATLDDRLKTIHELHTEINKRFHAAGLEIAFPQRDLHLRSLPPELMERLGASQRS; via the coding sequence ATGCTCCTTGACGGACCATTCATTCGCTCCGGTCGTTCTCGAACTGCTCGTCAGTCTGCGATTTCAAGGTCGCTTGGCTGGGGACTGGCGATTTGCTTCTGCGCAGGAGTTGCTGGCAGTGCAAATGGTCAGGGGGCTGCGCCGGACTTCCATTCATCGACCGTTCAAACGCCAGTCGCGCCGGAGCAGTCCATTCTGCAGGTCGCGGCTTACGCACCCTTTCAGGCCGATGACTCGTCGGGCACGGCCGCGACAGGCGGCGGAGCCACCGAAGCCCCCCCCAAGCCGAAGAGCGACCTCAGCAGCGTGGAAGCGGTTGCTGCGGAAATGGAATCCGTGAACAACGACGCGATCTTGGATCCGATGTTGAAGAATCGGTTGTTGGAGTCTTTGAAGAGTCTTCAGGCCGTCCTGACCGCGCGGCAGGAAGCCGGCAATCGCGTGGCCTCGTATGAAAAGTCGCTGCTGTCGATCGCAGAAGAAAAGAAACGTTACAAAACGCTGGCCGCGCAAGATGTCGTGGTCAAGCCGATCGAAGCGGATCGCTACATGGCGATTGAGCAAATTCAGCAGAAACAAGCGGAAGCCAGTCTCAGCTTGGATGCTGCTCGCAGCAAGTTGCAGAAAGTCGAGTCGGACATCACGGCTCGGAAAGAGACCTTGGAGAAGCTGCCTGAGCAAATTGTTCAGACTCGGAAGGAAATCGAAAAACTAGCTGGCGAAACGATCGGCGAAATCAACGATGATCCGGACGGACGTTTACGCCATGTTCGGGAGATCGAGCTGAAGGCAAAGCTGGACGAAGCACGCCAACGTTTAGCGGCCTATCAGCAACAGCAGACGCTCTTCGAATCGCAAGGCGACTTGTTGCCGTTGATGAAGACGGCGGCGGAAAAGGAATTGGCCGAAGCGGAAGCAAAGGCGCAAGCCTGGTCGGCAACCTTGGCGAAGAAACGACAAAGCGAAATCGGCAAGGATCTGAAAGATTTCAAACGGCAATTGGAAGCCAAGGGCGATGACCCCGAAGACTCCTTGATCTTATCGCTCCAAGAACGCTGGATACGGATCGCCGGCGAGAAAGATCGCATCAGCCGAACGCTCAATGATGAAAGTGCTGAACTCGACAAGCTGTCCGAACGCCGCACGAAAATTTCCAAGGACATCGAAGAGAACATTGCAACATCGGGAGGGTTGACCAGCACTTTGGGGGTCGAGTTGCTGTTGCTCAAGAACAAGCTCCCCTCCCTCACGCCAATCAATGCTCGCATTACCGAGCTGAGGCAGGATATCGAGAGCAACCGTGCACTCCAAACACAATTGGAACTGACTCTCGAGGGGATTCTGGACAACTCATCGATCGGGCTCTCGCTGGAGAACATCGAAGGCGTTTCGATGCCTCAAGGAAAACTGTCCGAAGATGAGATCCGGTTGGTCAACAAGTTCATCTCGGACTTGAGCGATTACATCGTTCAGATGGTCAGTCTGCAAAGCCAACTGGAACAAAAACAGAGGGTGGTACTGCATCTGACGTCGATCATCGATACAAAAATCGTCTGGATCAAAAGTCAGCCAGCATTTCGGTTGAACGACTTGGTGGTTTCTTGGCAGGTATTTCGCGCGATCGTTCATCCCGATAACTTGCTTCTCTTGGGACGCTGCGTGCTCAAGGGGCTGCTCAATCGTCCGGAGCTGATCGCGATCGCATTGATTGCGATCTTCACCATTCTTTACGCTGGGGCACGCTTGCGTCGACGAATCGCGACCCACGGGGAACGTGCCCGCAGTCGTCAAAGCGTCTCTTTGAAACCCACTTTGGCGGCGACATTGTTGTCGTGGGCGTTGGTGCTGCCATTGGTTGGATTGCTATGGATCCTCGGGGACGCGTTGCTGGCGTCGGGTGCCAGTGAAGCGATTGTCCGGGCAACAGCCAAGGCGTTTCATTTGGCGGCTGTGGCGGTGACTCCGATTGAGTTGTTGCGTCAATGTCTGCGTCGGGAAGGCTTGGCGGTGGCGCACTTTGGGGCCGATGAGACGTCGATCGGCCCCTTGCGGAAATGGTTGCGATTGATGATCGACATCGGCGTGCCACTTTTGATTTTTTACGGCATCGCGGAGAACCTTGGTCGCTGGCAAGCGGCTGCGGCGCTGAGTCGCGTGATGTTGGTGCTGGGGATGATTCTGGTCAGCGTGGTTTTGTGGCGATCGTTTTCACCCGCCACCGGAGTCTTTTCCAAACACATTCAGCTCAATCCAAACGGATGGATGTCTCGGCTGAGGTACATCTGGTTCGGATTCATTCTGGTCGTGCCACTGGCCCTCGCGTTCATCGCTTTGATCGGCCTGAGCAGTGGGGCGCGTGTTTTGGTTGAACAACTCTATCTGACGCTGTGGCTTTGTTTGCTGACTTACTACATCAGCGGATTTGTTAACCGTTGGTTGCTGACCAATCGCCGTCGATTGACGATGGCCGTTCACCGAGAACGCTTGGAAGAATCGGAACGGTTGGGTGCGGGCGGAGTCGAGATCGAACCGAGCACTTCGATGGAAGCCTCGGAAATCAATGCTCAGACAACTCGATTGTTGCAGACCATCCTGTTCATCGTGGCTTTGGTCGGTGTCGCGTTGGTGTGGTCGCCGGTGTTGCCCGCGGTCGAGTATTTGGACCAAGTCAAATTGGGGTGGACCACCACCGACGCTGACGGCAACGTTTCGCCGGTCACGCTGAAGAACATTGTGTTTGCGATCCCGATCATCGTGTTGACTTGGGTGTCGGTGCGAAACTTGCCCGGTTTGATTGAAGGCGTGTTGCTGGAACGGTTGCCGTTGGACAAACCGGCTCGGTACGCGATCACGACGCTGGGAACCTACGCGTTGATCACGTTTGGCATTCTGATGACAGCCAAGGCGCTCGGGTTGCATTGGCAGAACATTCAGTGGCTGGTTGCGGCGCTGGGCGTCGGACTCGGGTTCGGATTGCAAGAGATTTTTGCGAACTTTGTCAGCGGTTTGATTTTGTTGTTCGAGCAGCCCATCCGCGTTGGCGACGTGGTCACGCTCGGCGACACCACCGGTGTGGTGGCACGGATTCGAATTCGGGCGACCACAGTGACCAACTGGGATCGCCAGGAATTGGTGATCCCCAACAAAGATTTGATCACCGGGCGGCTGGTGAACTGGACTCTGACCGACAGCACCAACCGGATTGTCGTCAACGTGGGAGTTGCCTACGGAAGCGACACCGAAGTCGCTTGTGAATTGCTGCGAACCATTTGCGATGAGCACCCCAAGATCTCGAAGGATCCCGGACCGGTGGTGACATTCGAGGGCTTTGGGGATTCGACCCTGAACTTGGTTCTCCGGTGCTATCTGGCGACGCTGGATGATCGTTTGAAGACCATTCACGAGCTTCACACGGAAATCAACAAACGCTTCCATGCGGCGGGTTTGGAAATCGCTTTCCCACAACGCGACTTGCATCTGCGTTCCTTGCCACCCGAATTGATGGAACGGCTGGGTGCGTCCCAAAGGAGCTGA
- a CDS encoding FG-GAP repeat domain-containing protein, producing MRFRTLFAGCCLLGSLSAPVADLSAEEALSFEIRLLTLDANEGIAAGDVDGDGKTDLVAGRNWFRNGDWAPRPLRAIEDWNGYVQSNGDYLFDVDSDGKLDVIAGSFLPTEVKWYRNPGEEELRLGKMWPESTLVDTGATANEGQLFEDIDGDGRPEWIVNSWKNEVPTVIWRLEPTDSKETGKPAYEMKRQVLGEQFNGHGIGVGDINGDGRNDILVGWGWYEQPADDPWGQPWIAHQDWKLHASLPMLIKDIDQDGDNDLIYGEGHDYGLQWWENTGVDASGSIEWKTHEIDRRFSQPHSMIWVDLDGDGNQDLVTGKRYYAHNGGDPGGKEVPCLYWYSFDVASKSFQRHVIDEGRVGTGLQIIAEDLNDDGKMDLAVAGKSGTYLLLAKP from the coding sequence ATGCGGTTTCGTACCTTGTTTGCTGGTTGTTGTTTGCTCGGATCATTGTCGGCTCCCGTCGCTGATTTATCAGCGGAAGAGGCGTTGTCGTTTGAGATTCGTTTGTTGACCCTGGATGCCAATGAAGGCATCGCCGCCGGGGATGTCGATGGCGATGGCAAGACCGACTTGGTCGCCGGACGGAATTGGTTTCGCAACGGCGATTGGGCTCCCCGCCCCTTGCGAGCGATCGAAGACTGGAACGGATACGTTCAGAGCAATGGCGATTATCTGTTTGACGTCGACTCCGACGGGAAGTTGGATGTCATTGCAGGATCGTTTCTGCCCACCGAGGTGAAGTGGTATCGCAATCCAGGCGAAGAAGAGTTGCGGTTGGGCAAGATGTGGCCTGAGTCCACTTTGGTTGACACGGGAGCCACTGCTAACGAAGGCCAATTGTTCGAGGACATCGATGGCGATGGCCGTCCCGAATGGATTGTGAACAGTTGGAAGAATGAAGTCCCGACGGTGATTTGGAGACTCGAACCGACTGATTCAAAGGAAACTGGGAAGCCAGCCTACGAAATGAAGCGTCAAGTATTAGGCGAGCAATTCAATGGCCATGGGATTGGCGTTGGTGACATCAATGGCGACGGTCGAAACGACATCCTGGTCGGTTGGGGATGGTACGAACAACCCGCCGACGATCCATGGGGACAACCTTGGATCGCCCACCAGGATTGGAAACTGCATGCCAGTTTGCCAATGTTGATCAAAGACATCGATCAAGATGGCGACAACGACCTGATCTATGGCGAAGGTCACGACTACGGATTGCAGTGGTGGGAGAACACCGGGGTGGATGCATCCGGTTCCATTGAGTGGAAAACGCACGAGATCGATCGACGATTCAGTCAGCCGCACTCCATGATTTGGGTGGATCTGGATGGCGATGGCAACCAGGATCTTGTGACCGGCAAACGCTACTACGCACACAACGGAGGTGATCCGGGCGGAAAAGAAGTTCCGTGTCTGTACTGGTACTCGTTCGATGTTGCGTCAAAATCCTTTCAGCGGCACGTGATTGACGAAGGCCGTGTGGGAACCGGGTTGCAAATCATTGCCGAAGATCTGAACGACGACGGCAAAATGGACCTGGCAGTGGCCGGAAAAAGCGGCACTTACCTCTTGTTAGCCAAACCCTGA
- a CDS encoding nucleotide pyrophosphohydrolase: MSQSSTDSVEPPSPAITIADAQEQVDQWIQTIGVRYFDEMTNLAQLVEEVGEVARILSRTKGEQSTKPGVALGDLSDELADVMFVVICLANQSGIDLTDALRRNLEKKTNRDESRHRNNAKLVGDGEAARSESPESA, translated from the coding sequence ATGTCGCAATCTTCCACGGACTCCGTTGAACCCCCTTCTCCGGCCATCACGATTGCGGACGCGCAGGAACAGGTCGACCAATGGATTCAAACCATTGGCGTGCGGTACTTTGATGAAATGACCAACTTGGCTCAGTTGGTCGAGGAAGTCGGCGAGGTCGCTCGCATCCTTTCACGCACCAAGGGCGAGCAGTCCACCAAGCCGGGGGTGGCTTTGGGGGATTTGTCCGATGAGCTTGCCGATGTGATGTTTGTCGTGATCTGCTTGGCCAATCAATCGGGCATCGATTTGACGGACGCCCTGCGACGAAACCTCGAAAAGAAAACCAACCGAGATGAGTCTCGGCATCGCAACAATGCGAAGCTGGTGGGAGACGGGGAAGCAGCAAGGTCTGAGTCGCCGGAATCCGCGTGA
- a CDS encoding sulfite exporter TauE/SafE family protein has translation MSFLEILAQPETWRLVGILCLGIFVQAAAGFAGGLVIVPLLLWAGYSIPEAQTSLLVATIPQNLWGVISFRDSLDPKRLVWPGAARLLFLPLGVLTLQWMESFSMMTLRQVVGAAVLTATLTTMLFRPRPRDQVDPMWSYLVFPLSGFLQGLVGMGGPPMVLWVQAHDWDTRRMRGFLFSMYLISLAPGIAVLAWFFGSRVIPPALIAAAAIPILLVVTLVGLKVGTALGTQRLRRITMALLLLMGLAGLAAPWLSPT, from the coding sequence GTGAGCTTTCTTGAAATCCTGGCTCAGCCAGAAACGTGGCGATTGGTTGGCATCCTGTGCTTGGGCATCTTCGTGCAAGCCGCCGCGGGATTCGCAGGTGGGTTGGTGATCGTGCCCTTGCTGTTGTGGGCGGGGTATTCCATTCCAGAAGCCCAGACGTCGTTGTTGGTCGCGACGATCCCCCAGAATCTTTGGGGAGTGATTTCGTTTCGCGATTCGTTGGATCCCAAACGCCTGGTGTGGCCCGGCGCCGCTCGTTTGCTGTTCTTGCCATTGGGCGTGTTGACGCTGCAGTGGATGGAATCGTTTTCGATGATGACGCTGCGACAAGTCGTCGGCGCGGCGGTGTTGACGGCCACCCTGACAACCATGTTGTTTCGACCTCGCCCGCGTGATCAAGTCGATCCGATGTGGAGCTACCTTGTGTTTCCACTCTCCGGCTTTTTGCAGGGTTTGGTCGGGATGGGCGGGCCGCCGATGGTGCTTTGGGTTCAGGCCCACGACTGGGACACGCGGCGAATGCGTGGGTTTTTGTTCTCGATGTACCTGATCAGTTTGGCACCCGGGATCGCCGTGCTGGCTTGGTTTTTCGGTTCACGCGTGATTCCACCGGCGTTGATTGCTGCCGCTGCGATTCCTATTTTGCTGGTCGTCACCTTGGTCGGGCTGAAAGTCGGGACGGCCTTGGGGACGCAGCGACTGCGGCGGATCACGATGGCATTGTTATTGCTCATGGGATTGGCTGGTTTGGCCGCGCCTTGGTTGTCACCGACCTGA